A part of Chanos chanos chromosome 9, fChaCha1.1, whole genome shotgun sequence genomic DNA contains:
- the pklr gene encoding LOW QUALITY PROTEIN: pyruvate kinase PKLR (The sequence of the model RefSeq protein was modified relative to this genomic sequence to represent the inferred CDS: deleted 1 base in 1 codon) has product MGARIRRYSDVMALPDSFIQKQQLDASMADTFLEHLCLLDIDQEPITARNTSIICTIGPASRSVPKLQEMVKTGMNIARLNFSHGSHEYHGETIRNIREAVETLTSDPLCYRPVAIALDTKGPEIRTGLVRGRAEEEVKLERGASVRVVTAEADRDKTDGSVIWVDYSSLPKVVKLGSRIFIDDGLIGLKVLNIGEDWVETRVENGGTLSSRKGVNLPGAELINLPAVSQRDEADLQFGVEQGVDMVFASFIRCAEDVQAVRQALGLKGKNIKVISKVESRQGVLNFEEILKESDGVMVARGDLGIEIPAEKVFIAQKMMIGRCNSAGKPVICATQMLESMVSHPRPTRAESSDVANAVLDGADCVMLSAETAKGRFPVEAVAMMHSICREAEAAIFHQQLFEELRRLTPLSSDPTEVTAIGAVESSFKCCAGAIIVLTTSGRSSHLLSRYRPRCPIIAVTRNAQVARQSQLLRGVFPALFHDPPAKVWADDVDDRVTFGMDIGKARGFFKPGDMVIVVTGWSPGSGHTNIMRAVTVQ; this is encoded by the exons cgcgTATCAGACGTTACTCTGACGTCATGGCCCTGCCAGATTCGTTCATCCAGAAACAGCAGCTGGACGCTTCCATGGCTGACACCTTCCTGGAGCACCTCTGTCTCCTGGACATCGACCAGGAGCCAATCACAGCCCGCAACACAAGCATCATCTGCACCATCG gcCCCGCCTCTCGTTCGGTGCCTAAACTCCAGGAGATGGTGAAAACCGGGATGAATATCGCCCGTCTTAACTTCTCTCACGGTTCTCAtgag tatcATGGTGAGACGATCCGTAACATCCGTGAGGCTGTGGAAACGTTGACCTCTGACCCGCTGTGCTATCGGCCCGTGGCCATTGCTCTGGATACGAAGGGTCCAGAGATCCGAACAGGGCTGGTTAGAGGG CgtgcagaggaggaggtgaaactGGAGCGAGGGGCGTCGGTGCGGGTGGTTACCGCGGAAGCGGACCGGGATAAGACGGATGGCTCAGTCATATGGGTGGATTATTCCAGTCTTCCCAAAGTGGTCAAACTGGGTAGCAGAATCTTCATTGACGACGGCCTGATTGGCCTCAAAGTACTCAATatag gtgaggACTGGGTGGAGACTCGGGTGGAGAACGGCGGCACCCTCAGCAGCCGAAAGGGCGTGAACCTGCCGGGGGCGGAGCTTATCAACCTCCCGGCCGTGAGCCAACGGGACGAGGCGGATTTGCAGTTTGGGGTGGAGCAGGGCGTGGACATGGTCTTCGCCTCATTCATCCGCTGCGCCGAGGATGTGCAGGCCGTCCGACAGGCGCTGGGACTCAAGGGCAAAAACATCAAAGTCATCAGCAAAGTGGAGAGCAGACAAGGAGTGCTGAA tTTCGAGGAGATTCTAAAGGAGAGCGATGGAGTGATGGTTGCCCGTGGCGACCTGGGGATTGAGATTCCCGCAGAGAAAGTCTTCATCGCTCAGAAGATGATGATCGGACGCTGCAACTCAGCCGGAAAACCAGTCATCTGTGCCACGCAg ATGTTGGAGAGTATGGTGTCTCACCCCAGGCCTACGCGGGCAGAGAGCAGTGACGTGGCCAACGCGGTGCTGGACGGTGCTGACTGTGTGATGCTCTCTGCTGAAACAGCCAAGGGACGTTTCCCCGTGGAGGCAGTGGCCATGATGcactcg atctgtcgGGAGGCGGAGGCAGCTATATTCCATCAGCAGCTGTTTGAGGAGCTGCGGCGTTTGacccctctgtcctctgacccCACAGAGGTCACGGCTATAGGCGCAGTAGAGTCCTCATTCAAATGCTGTGCGGGAGCCATCATAGTACTCACCACCTCTGGCAG gtcgtCTCACCTGTTGTCACGGTACCGGCCTCGCTGTCCTATCATCGCCGTGACGCGGAACGCTCAGGTCGCTCGCCAGTCACAGCTGCTGCGGGGTGTTTTCCCCGCCCTCTTCCATGACCCGCCCGCCAAGGTCTGGGCCGATGACGTCGACGACCGTGTGACCTTTGGCATGGACATAG gtaaagCAAGAGGTTTCTTTAAACCCGGTGACATGGTGATTGTAGTGACTGGATGGAGCCCA GGATCCGGACACACCAATATCATGAGGGCCGTCACTGTGCAATAA